Below is a genomic region from Cerasicoccus sp. TK19100.
TTACGCATCGGCCGTTTAATCTCAATCACTGTTAAAGAACTAAATGGTGCAGAATCAGTCTCCGAAGTTAAAAAGGGATTATCATTGATATTCAATGCCATTAAATCTGGTTCCTTTTTACTGCTTGATCCAGTTATTGGAATTTTTTGGAGAGTCTTGTCAGAACCTAGATACTCATGAAATGCCAATCTTTCGTCAAAGAGCCAAAGGTTACAGCTCGCTGGAAGAGCTTCGTCCGTGTCCTTACGCATTGGCATAATAAGATTATGGATTAAATCTTCTCTTTCATAGGTCCCATCAACCTTTCTTTTTATTGCTTCACTAAACAGGTCCAAGATGACCTTCCGATGAGACACATAGTCAGCTAAATCAGAGGTTTTTAGATCAGTAGCTTTAGCAAGATACTCTCTTAAGCGATTAGAATAATCAGCCTCAGCCTCACCAAGCATTGGACTCATAATATCGTGTCCCTCCTCCAAAAGCTCGCTTTCCATCTCAGATAAGAATTTATGCAAAGCAATGTCCAAGTCCTTATCCGATATCTCAGGGTCAACGGCCAATTTGGACTCAGGAATTCTCTTAAGAATCGGCCTGTAGCGTGGAGCACGTTTCGAAACGAAATGATTAATTCGCTCTTTCGATTTCATTATGTTGGAATCTAAAAAACCAGAAAGTTGAGACTGAGCTTTTTCAATAACTTTTGAGCGAATATCGCTCATGCTGATTTCGATTCCCTGAAGCAACCCTTCATACTCCTCTTCTATATCAAAGCCGGTTCTTTCAGCTCTGACATTCTGGTCTAGGAATTCCGAAGTCACATAGCATACATACGTAAATTCGCCATCTTCATCATTTAGTTTACCAAATAATCCAGCAATTTTCCCATTGAGCTTCTCTTCCTTCACCAGCCTACTTCCGGCACAATATGCTATTGAGTGATTAAGGTGATTTGTCGACCGTATCCTGACATGATTGAACACAAAATCGACCTCATTAATCTTAGCCTGCTCCGCTATGGCAGAGTTTTTAATATGCTCGTGGTAGACACTATCTAGATTAATACTTTCACCTTCGTCCCATACATGAATTTCCGGACAGCCTCCAGATCGAATAAAATACCAAAGACAGTGTTCAAAAATCTGGGTGGCAATTGAACTGAGAGTCTTACGAGATGCTTGCTGATATTTTTTCTTAAACCCAAGGAGAGCCACTTGGGTTTCTCTTATTTCCGTATCATTTGCCTGTAATTCACCTTCGCCACGAATATCAGTCTTAGCAGAAAATGTAAATTTACGCTTATGCAACGCACCACCGCCATTTTGGTATACACTGTCTATTTTAACTTCTTCAAAAGCTTTCAGCCAAAGCAACCGGCCAACCCCTCGACATCCTTTATCTGCCTTGTGATCGCTATCAAGAGTCATAAACGACTCCATATTTTCTTGATTAAAACCAATTCCATTATCCTTAACTATAAAACCTCTAATGCTTGGAATGGCATCGCGACCAGGCCTTTTGGCATGCTCCTCAAACAGATCGGGCTCTAACTGATTGCGAATAATTTCGACATCAATCCTACCTTGATCCATAGTTACTTCAGTTTCTTCAATAGCATGAATTGAATTAACCACCGCTTCAAAGAGAGGTAGCAATCCCTCATGATAGGGTAATGATGTATTTCGGAGTCGGCCAGGAAGATTGGTTTTTACACTCATCTCCCGATACAATCATTAGATGTTTAAAAAAATTGCAACTAAATTACATAGGAGCAATAACCTATGCCAAATTTAAGCAGATGGCAGACTTACCGACCCAAATAATCCCGAATGCCGCAAGGGCTAATTTTTAGAATTACCTAATGCCAGCCAATACTTGGACCAAGCCCCAACTCTTAGTCGCGATGAATCTCTACACGCGGCTGCCGTTTGGTCTGTTCCATGCGAGGCAGCCGGAGATTGTGCGCGTGGCGGAACTGATGGGGCGGAGTCCGGGGGCGCTGGCCATGAAGCTGTGCAATCTGGCGTCGCTCGATCCGGCGCATCAGGCGCGCGGCGTCAGCGGCTTGAGCAATGCCAGCCGGGGCGACCGCGAGATGTGGGCGCGCTTTGAGCAGGATTGGACAGGCATGGCCTTGCAGTCCGAGGAGGCGTTTGCGGCGTTGGCGACAGAAGAGGCAGCGAACAGTGTTCGCGAACAAGCAAGCGACTTTACCGGCGTCACCGTGGCGAGCGAAGTCCAGCGCCGCGTGGGCCAGCAGTTCTTCCGGCGGGCCGTGTTAACGGCCTACGACACGCAATGCTGCATCACCGGCAATCCGGTTGGCTCATTGCTCACGGCCTCACACATTCAGCCCTGGGCGTCAGCCGCGCAAAACCGCCTGAACCCGCGCAACGGACTCTGCCTCGCCAAGACGCAAGACACCGCCTTCGACCAAGGCCTGATCACGCTCGACGAAGATTACCGCGTCGTGTTGAGCCAAGCGCTGGCCGACCACTTTTCCGTCCAGACGATCCAGGACAACTTTAAGCGTTACGAAGGGCAGGCGATCCGCAAACCCAGTCGCTTTGCCCCCGACCCGCAGTTCCTCGCCTTTCACCGGGAACAGGTCTTTGCGGCGTAAGGAAGGTTATTCGGGTGGTGGTCATTGGAGAATGGCCACAATGGAGGGCCGGTGCTTCGTCACCGCCGCGCTTCGTGGTGGGGCTATGTTAATCCGTGGGGCAATTTATTGTGGTGGGGTAATGTGCGGCGGTGACGAAGCACCGCCCTCCAGCGGGCAGGGCGTAAATGTTGCCGTGACGAAACGCCGCCCTCCTGAACCTTTCCGGGAATATAATGTGGATGAAAGACTCTAAACAGTTGGAATTTGCTTCAAAGCTCCTCGACGTTATGGTGTAAGTTCCGTTTCTTTTCACGACAGCCCACTATGCGA
It encodes:
- a CDS encoding ATP-binding protein; amino-acid sequence: MSVKTNLPGRLRNTSLPYHEGLLPLFEAVVNSIHAIEETEVTMDQGRIDVEIIRNQLEPDLFEEHAKRPGRDAIPSIRGFIVKDNGIGFNQENMESFMTLDSDHKADKGCRGVGRLLWLKAFEEVKIDSVYQNGGGALHKRKFTFSAKTDIRGEGELQANDTEIRETQVALLGFKKKYQQASRKTLSSIATQIFEHCLWYFIRSGGCPEIHVWDEGESINLDSVYHEHIKNSAIAEQAKINEVDFVFNHVRIRSTNHLNHSIAYCAGSRLVKEEKLNGKIAGLFGKLNDEDGEFTYVCYVTSEFLDQNVRAERTGFDIEEEYEGLLQGIEISMSDIRSKVIEKAQSQLSGFLDSNIMKSKERINHFVSKRAPRYRPILKRIPESKLAVDPEISDKDLDIALHKFLSEMESELLEEGHDIMSPMLGEAEADYSNRLREYLAKATDLKTSDLADYVSHRKVILDLFSEAIKRKVDGTYEREDLIHNLIMPMRKDTDEALPASCNLWLFDERLAFHEYLGSDKTLQKIPITGSSSKKEPDLMALNINDNPFLTSETDSAPFSSLTVIEIKRPMRNDAKPGEDKDPIEQCLGYLKRAREGKVTTKDGRPLSNAENLPGFCYVLCDLTPSVINRCEILDMTRTHDGMGYFHYNKTYNAYVEVISFDKLVLSAKERNRAFFDRLGLPTT
- a CDS encoding HNH endonuclease, translating into MPANTWTKPQLLVAMNLYTRLPFGLFHARQPEIVRVAELMGRSPGALAMKLCNLASLDPAHQARGVSGLSNASRGDREMWARFEQDWTGMALQSEEAFAALATEEAANSVREQASDFTGVTVASEVQRRVGQQFFRRAVLTAYDTQCCITGNPVGSLLTASHIQPWASAAQNRLNPRNGLCLAKTQDTAFDQGLITLDEDYRVVLSQALADHFSVQTIQDNFKRYEGQAIRKPSRFAPDPQFLAFHREQVFAA